Proteins encoded by one window of Deltaproteobacteria bacterium:
- the tolQ gene encoding protein TolQ, which translates to MQQHGILDLVTGSGPVVQSVLYVLILFSVVSWGIILYKFRRVRTAKRQSARFIEIFWESRNLASIHEASRELADSPVAQVFIAGYEELLRVSRRNAAEADNLTTDLSGVDNVARAMKRATTVELTKLEQALTFLATTSGTTPFIGLFGTVWGIMNAFLGLSVSRSSTIQAVAPGIAEALIATAAGLLAAIPALIAYNHFLQEIRVLTADMENFTQEFLNIAERHFTKKA; encoded by the coding sequence ATGCAGCAACACGGCATCCTCGACCTGGTCACCGGGTCCGGGCCGGTCGTCCAGTCGGTCCTGTATGTCCTGATTCTGTTCTCGGTGGTGAGCTGGGGGATCATCCTTTACAAGTTCAGGCGCGTACGCACCGCCAAGCGGCAGTCGGCCAGGTTCATCGAGATCTTCTGGGAAAGCCGCAACTTGGCGTCGATCCACGAGGCGAGTCGGGAACTGGCCGACAGTCCGGTGGCGCAGGTGTTCATCGCCGGCTACGAGGAGTTGCTGCGGGTGTCGCGCCGCAACGCGGCGGAGGCGGATAACCTGACCACCGACTTGAGCGGCGTGGACAACGTGGCCCGGGCCATGAAGCGCGCCACCACGGTCGAGTTGACGAAGCTGGAGCAGGCGCTGACCTTTCTCGCGACGACCTCCGGCACTACGCCGTTCATCGGCCTCTTCGGCACCGTATGGGGCATCATGAACGCGTTCCTCGGCCTGAGCGTAAGCCGGTCGTCCACCATTCAGGCGGTGGCGCCGGGCATCGCCGAGGCGTTGATCGCCACCGCCGCGGGTCTGCTGGCGGCGATTCCCGCGCTCATCGCGTACAACCACTTCCTCCAGGAGATCCGGGTGCTCACCGCCGACATGGAAAATTTCACCCAGGAGTTCCTGAATATCGCCGAGCGGCATTTTACGAAAAAGGCGTAG
- a CDS encoding YggT family protein translates to MFVAGNFIEAIAGLLNVVITLYVWVIIARAVISWVNADPYNPIVRMLCNLTDPVLYRLRQTLPMAFGGIDMSPVVALLILWFLRAFLVQSLYDMARAMQ, encoded by the coding sequence ATGTTCGTCGCGGGTAACTTCATCGAGGCCATCGCGGGCCTCCTCAACGTGGTGATCACCCTTTACGTGTGGGTGATCATCGCGCGCGCGGTGATTTCCTGGGTCAACGCCGATCCCTACAACCCCATCGTGCGCATGCTCTGCAACCTCACCGATCCGGTGCTGTACCGGCTGAGGCAAACCCTCCCCATGGCCTTCGGCGGCATCGACATGTCGCCTGTCGTGGCCCTGTTGATCCTGTGGTTCCTGCGCGCCTTCCTCGTGCAATCGCTCTACGACATGGCCCGGGCCATGCAGTAA
- the secG gene encoding preprotein translocase subunit SecG translates to MILLVTTVHILVCLGLIVVVLLQTGKGTDMGAAFGGGSSTTVFGSSGAGNFLTRLTTGMAVVFMLTSLTLGYFSEQGTSTSVFDSVTPQTQTSPQPGPAGPGAETPASP, encoded by the coding sequence ATGATCCTCCTGGTGACCACCGTTCATATTCTCGTTTGCCTGGGGCTCATCGTCGTGGTGCTGCTGCAGACCGGCAAGGGCACCGACATGGGCGCGGCCTTCGGCGGCGGCTCGAGCACGACGGTCTTCGGCAGCAGCGGCGCCGGCAACTTTCTCACGCGGTTGACCACGGGCATGGCGGTGGTGTTCATGCTGACCTCTCTGACGCTGGGCTACTTCTCCGAACAGGGCACGAGCACGAGCGTCTTCGACAGCGTCACGCCGCAAACGCAAACCAGTCCGCAGCCCGGCCCGGCCGGGCCGGGCGCGGAGACGCCGGCTTCTCCCTGA
- the tpiA gene encoding triose-phosphate isomerase, producing MPRCTVIANWKMHGNQTRAWDLARAVRRLVGNRFGAAEVLLAPPFTSLEAVRRALAGSRLRLAAQNLYWQPQGAFTGEVSADMLRDAGCSHVIVGHSERRRLFGETNRDVGRKLGAALEASLKPILCVGETLEERRRGHTHRTLSAQLTGALKGVPKSVIESLTVAYEPVWAIGTGQHATPAQVAETHAWIRRALARRFGTAPARAIPILYGGSVNPDNAAELARVAEVDGVLVGGASLDHQSFAAIVKVFSTELSTVTGKTRTTDK from the coding sequence ATGCCACGGTGCACGGTCATCGCCAACTGGAAAATGCACGGGAACCAGACCCGGGCGTGGGACCTCGCCCGCGCCGTCCGGCGGCTCGTGGGAAACCGTTTCGGCGCCGCCGAAGTCCTCCTGGCGCCCCCCTTCACCTCCCTCGAGGCGGTGCGGCGGGCGCTCGCGGGAAGCCGACTGCGCCTGGCCGCCCAGAACCTCTACTGGCAGCCCCAGGGCGCGTTCACCGGAGAGGTTTCGGCCGACATGCTGCGGGACGCGGGGTGCAGCCACGTCATCGTCGGCCACTCCGAGAGGCGCCGGCTGTTCGGCGAGACCAACCGCGACGTAGGACGCAAGCTGGGCGCCGCCCTGGAAGCCTCTCTGAAACCCATCCTCTGCGTCGGCGAGACGCTGGAGGAGCGCCGCCGCGGCCACACGCACCGCACCCTTTCGGCCCAACTCACGGGCGCATTGAAGGGGGTGCCGAAAAGTGTTATTGAGTCTCTGACGGTGGCTTATGAGCCGGTCTGGGCCATCGGCACCGGCCAGCACGCGACACCGGCGCAGGTGGCCGAGACCCACGCGTGGATACGGCGCGCTCTGGCACGCCGCTTCGGAACGGCGCCCGCGCGGGCGATTCCGATCCTCTACGGCGGCAGCGTCAACCCGGACAACGCCGCTGAACTGGCGCGGGTCGCGGAGGTGGACGGCGTGCTGGTGGGAGGGGCAAGCCTGGATCACCAGAGCTTCGCCGCCATCGTCAAGGTATTTTCGACGGAGTTATCGACAGTGACCGGCAAGACTCGGACAACGGACAAATGA
- a CDS encoding phosphoglycerate kinase, with product MLRSVSQLDVAGKTVFLRADFNVPLSRGTITETHRIDSTLPTIEFLMERGARVLVASHLGRPGGTADPRWSLAPVARCLEDRLGRPVPLAPDCVGPAVAPSLADPRAAGIVVLENLRFHAGEEANDPAFAAALAGLADVYVNDAFGAAHRAHASTAGMAAHFREKGAGFLFRREVDYLSRVLEAPERPVVAVLGGAKVSDKIGILKNLIPRVDLILVGGAMAYTFLAARGVAVGRSLLEKDFLDVAREILDAAAAAGVPFLLPIDHVVAEDTAVEEPAVTGDESVPEGRMALDIGPRTAALFAERLKDAAVTLWNGPLGLFEREPYRHGTVAVAKALAASAATTVIAGGDTVAAVGLAETAGAMTHLSTGGGAALEFLEGKTLPGVRALEAGDPA from the coding sequence ATGCTCCGGAGCGTTTCACAACTGGATGTGGCCGGGAAGACCGTGTTCCTCCGTGCGGACTTCAACGTTCCTCTATCGCGCGGGACCATCACCGAAACACATCGCATCGACAGCACGCTGCCCACCATCGAGTTCCTGATGGAACGAGGCGCGCGGGTGCTCGTCGCGTCGCACCTGGGCCGTCCCGGCGGGACCGCCGACCCCCGGTGGAGTCTTGCCCCGGTGGCGCGCTGCCTGGAAGACAGGCTCGGCCGGCCGGTGCCGCTCGCCCCCGACTGCGTGGGACCCGCGGTGGCCCCGTCCCTGGCGGACCCGCGCGCGGCCGGGATCGTGGTGCTGGAGAACCTCCGCTTTCACGCCGGCGAGGAGGCCAACGACCCTGCCTTCGCCGCCGCCCTCGCCGGACTGGCCGACGTCTACGTCAACGATGCGTTCGGCGCGGCGCATCGAGCCCACGCCTCCACCGCGGGGATGGCGGCACACTTCCGGGAAAAGGGCGCGGGGTTCCTGTTCCGGCGGGAGGTCGACTACCTCTCGCGCGTCCTCGAGGCGCCCGAGCGGCCGGTGGTGGCCGTCCTGGGGGGCGCCAAGGTCTCCGACAAGATCGGCATCCTCAAGAACCTGATCCCACGGGTGGACCTGATCCTGGTGGGCGGGGCCATGGCCTACACGTTCCTCGCCGCCCGCGGCGTCGCGGTCGGGCGCTCCCTGCTGGAGAAGGACTTCCTCGACGTGGCGCGGGAGATCCTGGACGCGGCGGCGGCCGCCGGCGTGCCGTTCCTCCTCCCCATCGACCACGTGGTCGCCGAGGACACGGCGGTGGAGGAACCGGCCGTTACCGGCGATGAGAGCGTTCCCGAGGGGCGTATGGCGCTGGACATCGGGCCGAGGACCGCGGCGCTCTTCGCCGAGCGGCTCAAGGACGCGGCCGTGACGCTGTGGAACGGGCCCCTCGGCCTGTTCGAACGGGAGCCGTACCGTCACGGGACCGTGGCCGTGGCCAAGGCATTGGCCGCCTCCGCCGCCACCACCGTCATCGCCGGCGGCGACACCGTGGCGGCGGTGGGGCTCGCGGAGACCGCCGGCGCCATGACCCATCTCTCCACCGGAGGCGGCGCCGCGCTGGAGTTCCTCGAGGGGAAGACTCTTCCCGGGGTCCGGGCGCTGGAAGCCGGAGACCCCGCCTGA
- a CDS encoding anaerobic glycerol-3-phosphate dehydrogenase subunit C, which produces MMKKVPDKTPAYDLRDERFWDQQDLRSEVERVFHLCAECRLCVKFCGSFPKLFDAIDSYCTEEEFAEVDSSKLKADDVDEVVDLCFQCKLCNINCPYTPGDHDWAIDFPRLMARAKAQHVKKHGVPFTDRMLAKPDLVGKLGSATAPMANWANENRVHRLFMQGALGVHKDKKLPPFAWKTFASRYRSEHRKPAGEPVAKVAYFATCFVNYNEPGIGMDTLEVMARNGVDVVLAYQECCGMPSWHNGDMDQARAQAQRNVELLAPFVAEGRTVVATNPTCSMTLRDEYPRMLDTRAARDVAEHTTDPTAFLASLHAEGKLNRDFKTGPGKVAYHMPCHLRAQRLGNRTGALLSLLPETEVQTVQACSGHDGTWAMKRENFEASMRWGRQAFRGIEEADAAVACSDCPLAAIQIEQATGKHPLNPMQILAKSYRGEDF; this is translated from the coding sequence ATGATGAAGAAAGTCCCGGACAAGACACCCGCCTACGATCTCAGGGACGAGCGCTTCTGGGACCAGCAGGACCTGCGCTCGGAGGTGGAGCGCGTCTTCCACCTGTGCGCCGAGTGCCGGCTGTGCGTGAAATTCTGCGGCAGCTTCCCCAAGCTCTTCGACGCCATCGACTCCTACTGCACCGAAGAGGAGTTCGCCGAAGTGGACTCCTCCAAGCTCAAGGCGGACGACGTGGACGAGGTGGTGGACCTGTGCTTCCAGTGCAAGCTGTGCAACATCAACTGTCCCTACACGCCGGGCGACCACGACTGGGCCATCGACTTCCCGCGGCTCATGGCCCGGGCCAAGGCCCAGCACGTGAAAAAGCACGGGGTGCCCTTCACGGACCGCATGCTGGCGAAGCCCGACCTCGTCGGCAAGCTCGGCTCCGCCACCGCTCCCATGGCCAACTGGGCCAACGAGAACCGCGTGCACCGGCTGTTCATGCAGGGCGCCCTGGGCGTGCACAAGGACAAGAAGCTGCCGCCGTTCGCGTGGAAGACCTTCGCCTCCCGGTACCGCTCCGAGCACAGGAAGCCCGCGGGCGAGCCCGTGGCCAAGGTCGCCTACTTCGCCACCTGTTTCGTCAACTACAACGAGCCCGGCATCGGCATGGACACGCTGGAGGTCATGGCCCGCAACGGCGTCGACGTGGTCCTCGCGTACCAGGAATGCTGCGGCATGCCGTCATGGCACAACGGCGACATGGACCAGGCCCGGGCCCAGGCGCAACGCAACGTCGAGCTGCTGGCGCCGTTCGTAGCCGAGGGGCGGACCGTCGTGGCCACCAACCCCACCTGCTCCATGACCCTGCGCGACGAGTACCCGCGCATGCTGGACACCCGGGCGGCGCGGGACGTGGCCGAGCACACCACCGATCCCACCGCGTTCCTGGCCTCGCTGCACGCGGAGGGAAAGCTCAACCGCGACTTCAAGACCGGCCCCGGGAAGGTCGCCTACCACATGCCGTGCCACCTGCGGGCGCAGCGGCTGGGCAACCGCACCGGCGCGCTGCTGTCGCTCCTTCCGGAGACCGAGGTCCAGACCGTGCAGGCGTGCTCGGGGCACGACGGCACCTGGGCCATGAAGCGGGAGAACTTCGAGGCCTCCATGCGCTGGGGGCGGCAGGCGTTCCGGGGCATCGAGGAGGCGGACGCCGCCGTCGCGTGCTCCGACTGTCCGCTGGCCGCCATCCAGATCGAGCAGGCCACCGGCAAGCACCCGCTCAACCCCATGCAGATCCTGGCCAAGAGCTACCGCGGGGAAGATTTCTGA
- a CDS encoding L-histidine N(alpha)-methyltransferase: MHREHKEIISAEDRTTWAATAPAILTPRERGSDQAAASMVRTLFDRPRWLEPCHLYDERGSLLFEDICELPEYYPTRTEAAILEREAGALMSLAPVECIVELGAGFSKKTVHLLKALTNARGRGTFAPVDVSNTALMASKRMAEELFPELAFTGLEARFEDAITSITREIPKLVVFLGSTIGNFTPTDMLHFFSHLTENMGPEDYLLLGVDRIKDRAVIEPAYDDSRGITGAFILNGFRNVNRVTGANFQLDKIAFRSRYNQERAQVEMCGVALETHRVEFPRQSASFVWEKDETILVETSRKFDPEDLQVQLRCFGLETLGHWTDPRQWFSLLLFRRNVASAELP, from the coding sequence ATGCACCGCGAACACAAGGAAATCATCTCCGCGGAGGACCGTACCACCTGGGCCGCCACCGCACCGGCGATCCTGACGCCGCGAGAGCGCGGTTCGGACCAAGCCGCCGCCAGCATGGTGCGCACCCTGTTCGACCGCCCGCGCTGGCTCGAACCCTGCCACCTTTACGACGAGAGGGGCTCGCTCCTGTTCGAGGACATCTGCGAACTGCCGGAATACTATCCGACCCGCACCGAAGCCGCGATCCTCGAACGCGAGGCCGGCGCGCTCATGAGCCTGGCGCCGGTGGAGTGCATCGTGGAGCTGGGGGCCGGCTTCTCGAAGAAGACCGTCCACCTGCTGAAGGCGCTCACCAACGCGCGCGGGCGCGGCACCTTCGCCCCGGTGGACGTGAGCAACACCGCGCTCATGGCGTCCAAGCGCATGGCCGAGGAGCTGTTCCCCGAGTTGGCCTTCACCGGGCTCGAGGCCCGCTTCGAGGACGCCATCACCAGCATCACCCGGGAGATCCCCAAGCTCGTGGTGTTCCTGGGCAGCACCATCGGCAACTTCACCCCCACCGACATGCTGCACTTCTTCAGCCACCTGACCGAAAACATGGGGCCTGAAGACTATCTGCTGCTGGGGGTGGACCGGATCAAGGACCGGGCCGTCATCGAGCCCGCCTACGACGACTCCCGCGGCATCACCGGCGCCTTCATCCTCAACGGTTTCCGCAACGTCAACCGCGTCACCGGCGCCAACTTCCAGTTGGACAAGATCGCCTTCCGGAGCCGTTACAACCAAGAGCGCGCCCAGGTGGAGATGTGCGGCGTCGCCCTGGAGACCCACCGTGTGGAGTTTCCGCGCCAGTCCGCGTCGTTCGTCTGGGAGAAGGACGAAACGATCCTGGTGGAGACCAGCCGGAAGTTCGACCCGGAGGACCTGCAGGTGCAGCTCCGCTGCTTCGGGCTCGAGACCCTGGGCCACTGGACCGACCCGCGGCAATGGTTCTCGTTGCTCCTGTTCCGGCGCAACGTAGCGTCCGCGGAGTTGCCATGA
- the tolR gene encoding protein TolR → MAAEVTQGREKLPMSNINVTPFVDVMLVLLVIFMVTAPIIQQGVEVNLPQAKAVPVEGQEDPLIVTISGDGRVYLNDNEVTATELRTKLEAIRRLDAEKAVYLRADRDVRYGLVIAAIGEIKDAGIERLGMMALPLDGQ, encoded by the coding sequence ATGGCGGCCGAGGTCACCCAGGGACGAGAAAAGTTGCCGATGTCCAACATCAACGTGACCCCCTTCGTGGACGTCATGCTGGTGCTGCTGGTGATTTTCATGGTGACGGCGCCCATCATCCAGCAGGGAGTGGAGGTGAATCTGCCCCAGGCCAAGGCCGTCCCGGTGGAGGGGCAGGAAGATCCCCTGATCGTCACCATCTCCGGGGACGGCCGCGTCTACCTGAACGACAACGAGGTCACCGCCACAGAGCTGCGGACGAAGCTGGAAGCCATCCGGCGTCTGGACGCGGAAAAGGCCGTCTACCTGAGGGCGGACCGGGACGTGCGCTACGGCTTGGTGATCGCCGCCATCGGCGAGATCAAGGACGCCGGCATCGAAAGGCTCGGCATGATGGCGTTGCCTTTGGACGGTCAGTGA
- a CDS encoding transglycosylase SLT domain-containing protein, producing the protein MKMKICTCAAAWFLLFGLWGSFVHGRTGAETEFARAYRHYAGGAHAAAEPLFRKALSDDAFVLGDYALYFLGRIAADAHRHGEARRRFTELRQAHPRSVWAIEASFELIDLDLAQGRHKSAAQRAGAIRKSARGKETRARAAHSLGRAREAAGRDSAAYALYQEARRRGPRTPWSSRAKQRVRELRRKHPRQLGLKNGQEMLREARQLERERDYEAAADLYRRILRETNYRRLSLEGLSDVYRKLRLRAEEEEVLRRYVRHYPKRDRAGAALTRIATIQWNRNDDAEALKTLRKFMKKYPGHLHRRYAIYVTGRIHESMGRWQAAARTYRQLFAKEHRYSRFRSDAAWRLAWLQYLRTDYNSARETFRDIAGRRGNFRLAAIFWEARTAERLKDGAGARRLYRRVVKRDAESYYAILASRRLAELGEALPEPSSAARRGPAERAPALGERARIHLARARALARIGLNQLAHAEIDRVRRHSKRTKGLRLLLMREYARTHAHHRSLSLAVRSPSSPEVLRLRYPLAHWDAVRRRATENGLDPYLVLSLMRQESLFRPRAVSPANALGLMQMLHETARAEASKMGLSEPDARDLFDPELNIRLGAHHLKGLLEDYDQSHAKALAAYNAGKEAVERWARDMEGTDDMEFIERISYRETRRYVKAVLRNYHAYRTLYGDAPPADRS; encoded by the coding sequence ATGAAAATGAAAATCTGCACTTGCGCAGCCGCCTGGTTCCTCCTGTTCGGCCTCTGGGGGTCTTTCGTGCACGGCCGGACGGGTGCGGAAACGGAGTTCGCCCGGGCCTACCGACACTACGCGGGCGGCGCGCACGCCGCCGCCGAACCGCTGTTCCGGAAGGCGCTGTCCGATGACGCGTTCGTGCTCGGGGACTACGCCCTCTACTTCCTCGGACGCATCGCCGCCGACGCGCACCGGCACGGGGAGGCCCGGCGCCGTTTCACCGAGTTGAGGCAAGCGCATCCCCGCAGCGTCTGGGCCATCGAGGCATCCTTCGAACTGATCGACCTCGATCTGGCCCAGGGACGGCACAAGTCGGCCGCGCAGCGGGCCGGCGCCATCCGGAAAAGCGCGCGCGGAAAGGAGACTCGGGCCAGGGCCGCCCACAGCCTCGGGCGCGCGCGCGAAGCCGCGGGCCGGGATTCCGCGGCGTACGCCCTCTACCAGGAGGCGCGCCGGCGCGGGCCGCGCACTCCCTGGAGCAGCCGCGCGAAGCAGCGGGTCCGGGAACTCCGCCGCAAGCACCCGCGTCAACTCGGGTTGAAGAACGGCCAGGAGATGCTGCGGGAAGCCCGGCAGCTCGAGCGCGAACGGGATTACGAAGCGGCGGCCGACCTCTACCGGCGCATCCTGCGCGAAACCAACTACCGCCGGCTGTCCCTCGAAGGCTTGTCCGACGTGTACCGGAAACTGCGCCTGCGGGCGGAGGAAGAAGAGGTCCTGCGCCGGTACGTGCGGCACTATCCGAAGCGCGACCGCGCGGGGGCGGCGCTGACGCGCATCGCCACCATCCAATGGAACCGCAACGACGACGCGGAAGCGTTGAAGACGCTCCGGAAATTCATGAAGAAGTATCCCGGCCATCTTCATCGACGCTACGCGATCTACGTGACCGGGCGCATCCACGAGTCCATGGGCCGGTGGCAGGCGGCGGCCCGCACCTACCGGCAGCTCTTCGCCAAGGAGCACCGCTACAGCCGGTTCCGGAGCGACGCGGCGTGGCGTCTGGCATGGCTCCAGTACCTTCGCACCGACTACAACTCGGCCCGGGAAACCTTCCGTGACATCGCCGGCCGGCGCGGCAACTTCCGGCTGGCGGCCATCTTCTGGGAGGCGCGCACCGCCGAGCGGCTCAAGGACGGCGCCGGCGCCCGGCGGCTGTACCGCCGGGTCGTCAAGAGAGACGCCGAGTCCTACTACGCGATCCTGGCGTCCCGGCGGCTCGCGGAGCTCGGCGAAGCCCTGCCCGAGCCATCCTCCGCCGCACGGCGCGGCCCGGCGGAGCGCGCTCCCGCCCTGGGCGAGCGCGCCAGGATTCACCTTGCGCGCGCACGCGCGCTGGCGCGCATCGGCCTGAACCAGCTCGCGCACGCCGAGATCGACCGGGTCCGCCGGCATTCGAAGCGCACGAAAGGCCTCAGGCTTCTGCTCATGCGCGAGTACGCGCGTACCCACGCTCATCATCGAAGCCTCTCGCTGGCGGTGCGGTCGCCATCGTCCCCCGAGGTGCTGCGGCTCCGGTATCCGCTGGCCCACTGGGACGCGGTGCGGCGGCGGGCGACCGAGAACGGGCTCGACCCTTACCTGGTGTTGTCGCTGATGCGGCAGGAGAGCCTGTTCAGGCCGCGGGCCGTGTCCCCCGCCAACGCGCTGGGGCTCATGCAGATGCTTCACGAAACCGCGCGCGCCGAGGCGTCCAAGATGGGGCTTTCGGAACCCGACGCCCGCGACCTTTTCGATCCGGAGCTGAACATCCGGCTCGGCGCCCACCACCTCAAGGGGTTGCTGGAAGACTACGACCAGAGCCACGCCAAGGCGCTGGCGGCCTACAACGCCGGCAAGGAAGCGGTGGAACGCTGGGCGCGGGATATGGAAGGCACAGACGACATGGAGTTCATCGAGCGCATCTCCTACCGGGAGACGCGCCGCTACGTGAAGGCCGTGCTGCGCAACTACCACGCCTACCGCACCCTCTATGGCGACGCGCCGCCGGCAGACCGTTCCTAG
- a CDS encoding YggS family pyridoxal phosphate-dependent enzyme, whose amino-acid sequence MVDIAGNCKRVMDGIAAAAERSGRDPSEVRLLAAAKTQSAAAVRAAVEAGVRLVGENYVQEAQAKKEILGDAAEWHLIGHLQRNKARAAAGLFAVIETLDNLRLAQALDRVGRERGGDIDVMVEVNLAGEATKSGVSEEGLVPLLREVSRLERVRVKGLMTVPPLAEDPEASRLHFRRLRGLRDAVMDLGLPHVLPNELSMGMTHDYEVAVAEGSTLVRVGTALFGPRGRNRADNNERG is encoded by the coding sequence ATGGTGGACATCGCCGGCAACTGCAAACGGGTCATGGACGGCATCGCCGCCGCGGCGGAGCGGAGCGGCAGGGACCCCAGCGAAGTCAGGCTGCTCGCCGCCGCCAAGACCCAGAGCGCCGCCGCGGTGCGCGCCGCGGTGGAAGCGGGCGTGCGCCTCGTGGGCGAGAACTATGTCCAGGAAGCCCAGGCCAAGAAGGAGATCCTCGGGGATGCCGCCGAGTGGCACCTGATCGGACACCTTCAGCGCAACAAGGCGCGCGCCGCCGCCGGCCTGTTCGCGGTGATTGAAACTCTGGACAACCTCCGGCTCGCGCAGGCGCTCGACCGGGTGGGGCGCGAGCGCGGCGGGGATATCGACGTGATGGTGGAAGTGAACCTTGCCGGGGAGGCCACCAAGTCAGGGGTGTCCGAGGAGGGCCTGGTTCCCCTGCTGCGCGAGGTGTCGCGCCTTGAACGCGTCCGCGTCAAGGGGTTGATGACGGTGCCGCCCTTGGCGGAGGACCCGGAGGCGAGCCGGCTCCATTTTCGCCGGCTGCGGGGGTTGCGCGACGCGGTCATGGACTTGGGACTGCCCCATGTGCTCCCGAACGAGCTTTCCATGGGGATGACCCACGACTACGAGGTGGCGGTGGCGGAGGGGTCGACGCTGGTACGGGTCGGGACAGCGCTGTTCGGACCGCGCGGCCGGAACCGGGCCGACAACAACGAACGAGGGTGA